From one Pieris brassicae chromosome 5, ilPieBrab1.1, whole genome shotgun sequence genomic stretch:
- the LOC123709288 gene encoding neo-calmodulin-like isoform X2, whose protein sequence is MAEREDEIYNKEYRRIRRITTDLATRQISSEYGLTEEQVAEFKEAFMLFDKDEDGTITMAELGVVMRSLGQRPSETELRDMVKEVDQDGNGTIEFNEFLQMMSKKMRGADGEDELREAFRVFDKNNDGLISSVELRHVMTNLGERLSEEEVDDMIREADLDGDGMVNYDGYACDSHP, encoded by the exons atGGCGGAACGGGAagatgaaatttataataaagaatacaGAAGAATAAGGcgaataaccaccgatcttgCTACACGACAGATTTCT TCAGAATATGGCCTTACAGAAGAACAAGTAGCAG AGTTCAAAGAAGCCTTCATGTTGTTCGATAAGGATGAAGACGGGACCATCACAATGGCTGAACTTGGGGTTGTCATGCGGTCATTAGGACAGAGACCATCAG AGACTGAGCTAAGAGATATGGTAAAAGAAGTGGACCAAGATGGCAACGGAACCATTGAGTTCAACGAATTCCTTCAGATGATGTCCAAAAAGATGCGAGGGGCAGATGGTGAAGATGAGCTAAGAGAAGCATTTAG agTATTCGACAAGAATAACGACGGGTTGATATCTTCAGTGGAGCTGCGACATGTCATGACGAACCTTGGTGAACGACTGAGTGAAGAAGAGGTGGATGACATGATCCGTGAAGCAGACCTTGACGGTGACGGTATGGTCAATTACGATG gGTACgcctgcgactctcatccctga
- the LOC123709288 gene encoding calmodulin-A-like isoform X1, translated as MAEREDEIYNKEYRRIRRITTDLATRQISSEYGLTEEQVAEFKEAFMLFDKDEDGTITMAELGVVMRSLGQRPSETELRDMVKEVDQDGNGTIEFNEFLQMMSKKMRGADGEDELREAFRVFDKNNDGLISSVELRHVMTNLGERLSEEEVDDMIREADLDGDGMVNYDEFVTILTSKN; from the exons atGGCGGAACGGGAagatgaaatttataataaagaatacaGAAGAATAAGGcgaataaccaccgatcttgCTACACGACAGATTTCT TCAGAATATGGCCTTACAGAAGAACAAGTAGCAG AGTTCAAAGAAGCCTTCATGTTGTTCGATAAGGATGAAGACGGGACCATCACAATGGCTGAACTTGGGGTTGTCATGCGGTCATTAGGACAGAGACCATCAG AGACTGAGCTAAGAGATATGGTAAAAGAAGTGGACCAAGATGGCAACGGAACCATTGAGTTCAACGAATTCCTTCAGATGATGTCCAAAAAGATGCGAGGGGCAGATGGTGAAGATGAGCTAAGAGAAGCATTTAG agTATTCGACAAGAATAACGACGGGTTGATATCTTCAGTGGAGCTGCGACATGTCATGACGAACCTTGGTGAACGACTGAGTGAAGAAGAGGTGGATGACATGATCCGTGAAGCAGACCTTGACGGTGACGGTATGGTCAATTACGATG AATTTGTGACAATATTGACGTCGAAAAACTAG
- the LOC123709288 gene encoding calmodulin-A-like isoform X3: MQIRRQITSDIRNSEYGLTEEQVAEFKEAFMLFDKDEDGTITMAELGVVMRSLGQRPSETELRDMVKEVDQDGNGTIEFNEFLQMMSKKMRGADGEDELREAFRVFDKNNDGLISSVELRHVMTNLGERLSEEEVDDMIREADLDGDGMVNYDEFVTILTSKN, encoded by the exons ATGCAAATTAGGCGCCAAATCACATCAGATATTCGTAAT TCAGAATATGGCCTTACAGAAGAACAAGTAGCAG AGTTCAAAGAAGCCTTCATGTTGTTCGATAAGGATGAAGACGGGACCATCACAATGGCTGAACTTGGGGTTGTCATGCGGTCATTAGGACAGAGACCATCAG AGACTGAGCTAAGAGATATGGTAAAAGAAGTGGACCAAGATGGCAACGGAACCATTGAGTTCAACGAATTCCTTCAGATGATGTCCAAAAAGATGCGAGGGGCAGATGGTGAAGATGAGCTAAGAGAAGCATTTAG agTATTCGACAAGAATAACGACGGGTTGATATCTTCAGTGGAGCTGCGACATGTCATGACGAACCTTGGTGAACGACTGAGTGAAGAAGAGGTGGATGACATGATCCGTGAAGCAGACCTTGACGGTGACGGTATGGTCAATTACGATG AATTTGTGACAATATTGACGTCGAAAAACTAG